The Equus asinus isolate D_3611 breed Donkey chromosome 22, EquAss-T2T_v2, whole genome shotgun sequence genome has a segment encoding these proteins:
- the LOC139041595 gene encoding maestro heat-like repeat-containing protein family member 1 isoform X2, protein MWIPGFYFPVLFMAQHHTFHGCMPQFPHPHPGPLVPVLPGLMALLSPQLSENVNNSDPYSIQNHSPALRTFYFLTKLYSDQVVFLIRKTMESNDPIKIVPALQVFMDVFQDVSQTENLKSEVMHSVVAVIQEDLKPVRKALLNFTEMLGQRNYLALPQGNIIINYVIKLSKSDSSLSKTQAGRGQRWEQTSGERTKTGQRWEQRERRGGYGQHDGRGFEL, encoded by the exons ATGTGGATTCCTGGGTTCTATTTTCCTGTTCTCTTTATGGCCCAGCACCACACTTTTCATGGctgcatgcctcagtttccccatccacaCCCAGGGCCCCTGGTTCCAGTCCTCCCAGGTCTGATGGCCTTGCTTTCCCCACAGCTGAGTGAAAATGTCAACAACTCAGATCCTTACTCCATACAGAACCACAGCCCCGCCCTGAGGACTTTCTACTTCCTGA CCAAGTTATACAGTGATCAGGTGGTATTCCTAATACGAAAGACCATGGAATCCAACGATCCAATCAAGATAGTACCAGCCCTTCAAGTCTTCATGGATGTGTTCCAGGATG TGTCCCAGACAGAGAATCTGAAGAGTGAGGTGATGCACTCAGTCGTTGCCGTGATTCAGGAGGATCTCAAACCA GTGCGGAAGGCCCTCCTGAACTTCACTGAGATGCTGGGCCAGAGGAATTACTTGGCCCTGCCCCAGGGGAACATCATCATCAACTATGTCATCAAGCTCAGCAAGTCTGACAGCTCACTAAGCAAGAcccaggcagggaggggacagagatgggAGCAGACCTCAGGGGAGAGAACAAAAACAGGGCAGCGTTGGgagcagagggaaagaagaggagggtATGGCCAGCATGATGGGAGGGGCTTTGAGCTGTGA
- the LOC139041595 gene encoding uncharacterized protein isoform X1, whose translation MWIPGFYFPVLFMAQHHTFHGCMPQFPHPHPGPLVPVLPGLMALLSPQLSENVNNSDPYSIQNHSPALRTFYFLTKLYSDQVVFLIRKTMESNDPIKIVPALQVFMDVFQDVSQTENLKSEVMHSVVAVIQEDLKPVSRKAECLGWEGHCFLETLRSRKMEKERLLGDEERDKAHFTSQFWPQTTAHGLHLGSSKPEKGLGSRQVVPPYFQSLFCGRHCLMPGGDMEL comes from the exons ATGTGGATTCCTGGGTTCTATTTTCCTGTTCTCTTTATGGCCCAGCACCACACTTTTCATGGctgcatgcctcagtttccccatccacaCCCAGGGCCCCTGGTTCCAGTCCTCCCAGGTCTGATGGCCTTGCTTTCCCCACAGCTGAGTGAAAATGTCAACAACTCAGATCCTTACTCCATACAGAACCACAGCCCCGCCCTGAGGACTTTCTACTTCCTGA CCAAGTTATACAGTGATCAGGTGGTATTCCTAATACGAAAGACCATGGAATCCAACGATCCAATCAAGATAGTACCAGCCCTTCAAGTCTTCATGGATGTGTTCCAGGATG TGTCCCAGACAGAGAATCTGAAGAGTGAGGTGATGCACTCAGTCGTTGCCGTGATTCAGGAGGATCTCAAACCAGTGAGCAGAAAGGCGGAATGTTTGGGTTGGGAGGGCCATTGCTTTCTTGAGACCTTGAGGTCACggaaaatggaaaaggagaggCTGTTGGGGGATGAGGAGAGAGATAAGGCACACTTCACAAGCCAGTTCTGGCCTCAGACCACTGCCCATGGGTTACATTTGGGCTCTTCGAAGCCTGAGAAGGGTTTGGGAAGTAGGCAGGTGGTTCCTCCCTACTTTCAGAGTCTTTTCTGTGGGCGGCACTGTCTTATGCCTGGTGGGGACATGGAGCTCTAA